A stretch of the Asticcacaulis sp. ZE23SCel15 genome encodes the following:
- a CDS encoding glycosyltransferase family 39 protein, translated as MDCKDINNERFWLGLCALAGTVFLVMFVVNARRGGLWTDELFTVWATDPSINPWQLQFDRLRYETNPPLHFWLLYGLRQVVPEARVAGLILNFTVVVATVAAIVMTMRRDGRAWLGYALAILFLLNTATLIYVQEVRAYMLALGLCAVLAVLVMRFIAQGRGRVALLAVLGAVTGLSHVYGALFAGALAAALVIEGLVFRRTEVWRAGLILGVACSVPFLIWFVGVSHQEGGTLRNIGWISFAPEHIKSTIDGIVRVFVGPVWVVIIWVMALILALSSPVFRRSGLMVAVVAVIFMIGPFAISAKVPILHYRYFAVGFPALMLLLAMAVCEVWRAEPSRLRKGAAAILVLIPVVMSLPVSWVELTAKPVWRGAEVVRTNAQACPSQTIRGLIYPDAKVQPIFPFTYEYLLRGTGLKVTGSDQVADVSDINCRIVAWVEHSGFISETTDEALLLERLNLTNRERVPLTIQRHLNGVVILKR; from the coding sequence ATGGATTGCAAAGACATAAATAATGAACGGTTTTGGCTGGGACTGTGTGCTCTGGCCGGAACCGTTTTTTTAGTTATGTTCGTGGTCAATGCCCGCCGTGGCGGACTGTGGACCGATGAGTTATTTACCGTCTGGGCCACTGACCCGTCGATTAACCCGTGGCAGCTTCAGTTTGACCGCCTGCGCTATGAGACCAACCCGCCGCTGCATTTCTGGCTGCTGTATGGCTTAAGGCAAGTTGTGCCGGAGGCGCGTGTGGCGGGTTTAATCCTGAATTTTACGGTGGTTGTAGCGACGGTTGCCGCGATTGTCATGACGATGCGCCGTGATGGTCGGGCTTGGCTGGGTTACGCACTGGCGATCCTGTTTTTGCTCAATACCGCGACGCTGATCTATGTGCAGGAAGTGCGCGCCTATATGCTGGCGCTGGGACTTTGTGCGGTGCTGGCGGTGCTGGTCATGCGGTTTATCGCGCAGGGACGCGGGCGGGTTGCGCTGTTGGCGGTACTCGGCGCGGTGACGGGTTTAAGTCATGTCTACGGTGCGCTGTTTGCGGGGGCCTTGGCGGCGGCGCTGGTGATTGAAGGTCTGGTTTTCCGGCGCACGGAGGTGTGGCGGGCGGGCCTGATCCTTGGGGTGGCGTGCAGTGTACCGTTTCTGATCTGGTTTGTGGGTGTCAGTCATCAGGAAGGCGGAACCCTGCGCAATATCGGTTGGATCAGCTTTGCGCCTGAGCATATCAAAAGCACGATCGACGGGATTGTGCGGGTATTTGTCGGGCCGGTGTGGGTGGTGATCATCTGGGTGATGGCGCTGATCTTGGCCTTAAGCTCGCCCGTGTTTCGCCGGTCCGGGTTGATGGTCGCGGTGGTGGCGGTGATCTTTATGATAGGGCCGTTCGCGATTTCGGCCAAGGTGCCGATCCTACATTATCGTTATTTCGCGGTGGGCTTTCCGGCGCTGATGCTGCTGCTGGCGATGGCGGTTTGTGAGGTCTGGCGTGCGGAGCCGTCGCGGTTGCGCAAAGGGGCGGCAGCTATACTTGTGCTGATCCCGGTGGTGATGAGCCTGCCGGTGTCGTGGGTGGAACTGACCGCCAAGCCTGTCTGGCGCGGGGCTGAGGTCGTGAGGACCAATGCGCAGGCCTGTCCCTCACAGACGATACGCGGCCTGATCTATCCTGATGCCAAGGTGCAGCCGATTTTTCCGTTCACCTATGAGTATCTGCTGCGCGGCACAGGGCTTAAGGTCACAGGCTCAGATCAGGTGGCCGATGTCTCTGATATCAATTGCCGGATCGTGGCTTGGGTCGAACATAGCGGCTTTATCAGCGAAACTACGGATGAGGCATTACTGCTGGAACGGCTTAACCTGACCAATCGTGAGCGAGTCCCGCTAACAATTCAGCGACACTTGAATGGCGTGGTCATTTTAAAGCGCTGA
- the aguB gene encoding N-carbamoylputrescine amidase produces MTRTVTVAAIQTSYGDDMAANIKKTADFVREAASKGAQVILPSELFQGPYFCVSQEEKWFATAYEWRTHPAVIAMAELARELNVAIPVSIYEREGPHYFNSLVMIDAGGEALGVYRKSHIPDGPGYQEKYYFRPGDTGFKVWDTKFAKIGVGICWDQWYPETARSMMLMGAEILMYPTAIGSEPHDTSLDTAAPWQRAMQGHAVSNVVPVVASNRIGHEQVTEAGQTFYGHSFIANHRGDLVELFGAKDEGVLVHTFDLDYLHTHRAAWGFFRDRRTDLYGPLASGRPA; encoded by the coding sequence ATGACCCGAACCGTAACCGTAGCCGCCATCCAGACGTCTTACGGCGATGACATGGCTGCCAATATCAAAAAGACCGCAGATTTTGTGCGCGAAGCCGCCAGCAAAGGTGCCCAAGTCATCCTGCCGTCGGAGCTGTTTCAGGGGCCGTATTTTTGTGTCTCGCAAGAGGAAAAATGGTTCGCGACCGCCTATGAATGGCGCACCCATCCGGCGGTGATCGCTATGGCTGAGCTGGCGCGGGAACTGAATGTCGCCATTCCGGTCTCGATCTATGAGCGCGAAGGCCCGCACTATTTCAACAGCCTGGTCATGATCGACGCGGGCGGTGAAGCCCTGGGCGTTTACCGCAAGAGCCATATCCCTGACGGGCCGGGCTATCAGGAAAAATACTATTTCCGGCCGGGCGATACGGGTTTCAAGGTCTGGGACACCAAATTCGCCAAGATCGGCGTCGGTATCTGCTGGGATCAGTGGTATCCGGAAACGGCGCGTTCGATGATGCTGATGGGCGCGGAGATTTTGATGTACCCGACCGCGATTGGCTCTGAGCCGCACGATACCTCGCTCGATACCGCCGCCCCGTGGCAGCGCGCCATGCAGGGCCATGCCGTATCCAATGTGGTGCCGGTAGTGGCCTCAAACCGCATCGGTCATGAGCAGGTCACCGAAGCCGGTCAGACCTTCTATGGTCACAGTTTTATCGCCAATCATCGCGGCGATCTGGTCGAACTGTTTGGGGCTAAGGATGAAGGTGTGCTGGTGCACACATTTGATCTGGATTATCTGCATACCCACCGTGCTGCCTGGGGCTTTTTCCGCGACCGCCGCACCGATCTTTATGGGCCTCTGGCGTCGGGTCGACCAGCTTAA
- a CDS encoding agmatine deiminase family protein: MTKNVPAANGFSDDRVVPAEWEPHQAMWLGFPSHENLWQEDLIPAQAEVAALARVLAEAGDEHVKLMVMGEAARKAAEDMLGDLKKVEIIDGKFGDIWFRDTGPIYVSLDKDGKDHHAARPISFLNNGWGGKYHLKYDDQVAAQITTADGHASELHEFILEGGSLDHDGFGTVLTTRQCLLNPNRNPDWTQSTAEQALAEALGAKKIIWLGDGLLNDHTDGHIDNLARFVAPGVVACPVAFGVDDPNAEIYDATAKFLSQQTDARGMPIQVVRIPSPGKTLDEDGEIIPASHMNFLIANDCVVVPIYNDRPGEMAVEAIQSLFPERTVLGLSSEAILTGGGSFHCISQQVPLIRA; the protein is encoded by the coding sequence ATGACCAAGAATGTGCCCGCCGCTAACGGCTTTTCCGACGACCGCGTTGTGCCGGCGGAGTGGGAACCGCATCAGGCCATGTGGCTGGGCTTTCCCAGCCATGAGAACCTGTGGCAGGAAGACCTGATCCCGGCTCAGGCCGAAGTGGCCGCCTTGGCGCGGGTGCTAGCCGAAGCTGGTGATGAGCATGTCAAGCTGATGGTCATGGGGGAGGCGGCGCGCAAAGCCGCCGAAGACATGCTGGGTGACCTCAAAAAGGTTGAGATTATCGACGGTAAATTCGGCGATATCTGGTTTCGCGATACCGGCCCGATCTATGTCTCGCTCGATAAGGACGGTAAGGATCATCACGCCGCCCGCCCGATCAGCTTTCTGAACAACGGCTGGGGGGGCAAGTACCATCTGAAATATGACGATCAGGTCGCCGCCCAGATCACCACGGCGGATGGCCATGCGTCTGAATTACATGAATTTATTCTCGAAGGTGGATCACTGGATCACGATGGCTTTGGCACGGTGCTGACCACGCGTCAGTGCCTGCTCAACCCGAACCGCAACCCGGACTGGACGCAATCGACGGCGGAGCAGGCTCTGGCCGAGGCGCTGGGGGCCAAGAAGATCATCTGGCTGGGCGATGGTTTGCTCAATGACCATACTGACGGCCATATCGACAATCTGGCGCGCTTTGTGGCCCCCGGCGTGGTGGCCTGCCCGGTTGCGTTTGGCGTGGATGACCCCAATGCCGAAATCTACGATGCTACGGCCAAATTCTTAAGCCAGCAAACCGATGCCCGCGGTATGCCAATTCAGGTCGTGCGCATCCCGTCGCCTGGAAAAACGCTGGATGAAGATGGCGAAATCATTCCGGCTTCCCATATGAACTTTCTGATCGCCAATGACTGCGTGGTCGTGCCGATCTATAATGACCGTCCCGGCGAAATGGCGGTGGAAGCGATCCAGAGTCTGTTCCCGGAGCGGACGGTGCTTGGCCTGTCGTCCGAAGCCATTCTGACCGGCGGGGGATCGTTTCACTGTATCAGCCAGCAAGTGCCGTTAATCCGCGCTTAG
- a CDS encoding TonB-dependent receptor translates to MKFNKALILASSALAGLFVANTATAQSTASQEVDRITEVVVAGNRNVGPNKRERGPKAKTTIGQDSLLKDASGQTFADALNTVPGYNFTNNDAYGSSGGEIMMRGLDSARVSLTVDGIQLNDSGNYALYTNQMIDSELLCAASVTTGATDVDSMTSSATGGTINIASCLPKEEFGGTLKVAVGEDEHKYGFLKLDFGAFGPFGTRAYIAYTGSHTDTWTNEGLYNDEGKLQKNQWNAMVYQDIGDKGSFISAAVHWNENRNNFIATQSKAQIFTNGYGNDFFNTRGSVNPSDTGNVRIKSKWVITDKLTITVDPTYQYTLALGGSTGTLAETSGQLRGALFSTVPYVDVDGSGTPTTLQLYRPNITNTMRYSLQSSAIYRLTDLHTIRVNASIDRARHRQSGEITLRNADGSPQDVFSGKVNHDLRIATADGSILRRRDRLSYADVDVFSAEYLGRFLDEKLFVSVGVRHQTLSRELNQNCYSQLGTNASINPVCTTQNVLTTTATTDPTISVVTLQGQGTTRYITPYSRSLEFTKTLPNLGLTWNFEHGGQLFATYAESLSAPRTDALYDVKLENNTVVTRNPAPETSQTVELGYRYSASNFNGTVTVFSAKDQDRLVEAFVQDSTDLAGYSTFTNVGEVKRKGVEASGNYSPVDNLVLSASATWTDTELQEDIVNGLTSVLLGGDQRLLPTKGKQLTGMPEWMWTFGMNYDITSNLNLNLNAKYVGDRYYTYVNDEIAPRYTLWNAAVRYDLEQFRQGTYVQLNVVNLFDEQYLHGTGYQNNAKAFVDNEGLNVNAGTVFYQLGAPRTVSLTLRTQF, encoded by the coding sequence ATGAAATTCAATAAAGCACTGATCCTGGCCAGCTCGGCTCTGGCGGGTCTGTTTGTTGCCAACACGGCGACCGCGCAATCGACGGCGTCTCAGGAAGTTGATCGCATCACCGAAGTGGTCGTCGCCGGTAACCGCAATGTCGGCCCGAACAAGCGTGAGCGCGGCCCCAAGGCCAAGACCACCATCGGTCAGGATTCATTGCTGAAGGACGCTTCGGGGCAAACCTTCGCGGACGCCCTGAACACTGTGCCGGGCTACAATTTCACCAACAACGATGCTTATGGGTCTTCGGGTGGTGAAATAATGATGCGCGGCCTCGACAGCGCCCGCGTCTCGCTGACGGTTGACGGCATCCAGTTAAACGACTCCGGTAACTACGCGCTCTACACCAACCAGATGATCGACTCTGAGCTTCTGTGCGCGGCCAGCGTCACCACAGGTGCTACTGACGTCGACTCCATGACCTCGTCGGCTACCGGCGGTACGATCAACATCGCCTCCTGCCTACCGAAAGAAGAGTTTGGTGGTACGCTTAAGGTTGCGGTGGGTGAAGATGAGCACAAATACGGCTTCCTGAAGCTGGACTTCGGTGCCTTCGGTCCTTTCGGTACGCGCGCCTATATCGCCTATACCGGCAGCCATACCGATACTTGGACGAATGAAGGGCTTTATAACGACGAAGGCAAGCTGCAAAAGAACCAATGGAACGCCATGGTCTATCAGGACATTGGCGATAAAGGCTCCTTCATCAGCGCCGCCGTTCACTGGAACGAGAACCGTAACAACTTCATCGCGACTCAGAGCAAGGCTCAGATTTTCACGAACGGCTATGGCAACGATTTCTTCAATACCCGTGGTTCGGTTAACCCGTCTGATACAGGCAACGTCCGTATCAAGTCGAAGTGGGTTATCACGGATAAGCTGACCATCACGGTTGATCCGACCTATCAGTATACACTCGCTTTAGGTGGCTCTACCGGAACATTGGCAGAAACCAGCGGCCAGCTTCGCGGCGCCTTGTTCTCGACGGTTCCGTATGTGGATGTTGATGGAAGCGGAACGCCGACCACTCTGCAATTGTATCGCCCGAATATCACCAATACGATGCGTTATTCTCTGCAATCCTCGGCGATTTATCGTCTGACGGATCTGCACACGATCCGCGTCAACGCCTCGATCGACCGTGCCCGTCACCGTCAATCCGGTGAAATCACCCTTCGCAATGCTGATGGTTCACCGCAAGATGTCTTCTCCGGTAAGGTCAATCATGACCTGCGTATCGCGACCGCCGATGGCAGCATCTTGCGCCGCCGTGACCGTCTGTCTTACGCTGATGTTGATGTATTCTCGGCTGAATATCTGGGCCGCTTCCTTGATGAAAAACTGTTCGTCTCGGTTGGCGTCCGTCATCAGACGCTGTCACGCGAACTGAACCAGAACTGCTATTCGCAACTTGGCACCAACGCGTCTATCAACCCAGTTTGTACGACTCAGAATGTGTTGACGACGACGGCTACGACAGATCCAACCATCAGCGTTGTAACCTTGCAGGGACAAGGCACGACGCGCTACATCACGCCTTACAGCCGTAGCCTTGAGTTCACCAAGACTCTGCCAAACCTCGGTCTGACCTGGAATTTCGAGCATGGTGGCCAATTGTTTGCAACCTACGCTGAGTCCCTGTCGGCACCGCGTACCGACGCTCTTTATGACGTCAAGCTGGAAAACAACACGGTGGTTACCCGTAATCCGGCTCCGGAAACCTCGCAAACGGTCGAACTGGGCTACCGCTACAGCGCCTCTAACTTCAATGGTACTGTGACGGTATTCTCGGCCAAGGATCAAGATCGTTTGGTTGAAGCCTTTGTTCAGGACTCTACGGACTTGGCGGGTTATTCGACCTTCACCAACGTCGGTGAAGTTAAGCGTAAAGGTGTTGAAGCCAGCGGAAACTACAGCCCGGTTGACAACCTCGTACTTAGCGCCAGTGCTACTTGGACTGACACTGAGCTTCAGGAAGATATCGTCAACGGTCTGACATCTGTGCTTCTGGGTGGCGATCAGCGTCTTCTGCCAACCAAGGGTAAGCAACTGACCGGTATGCCGGAATGGATGTGGACCTTCGGTATGAACTACGACATCACGTCGAACCTGAACCTGAACCTGAATGCCAAGTACGTCGGTGACCGCTATTACACCTATGTCAACGACGAAATCGCCCCGCGCTACACCCTGTGGAATGCCGCTGTACGTTACGATCTGGAGCAATTCCGCCAAGGTACCTACGTCCAACTGAACGTCGTCAACCTGTTTGATGAGCAGTATCTGCATGGCACGGGCTATCAGAATAACGCTAAGGCGTTCGTTGATAACGAGGGCCTGAACGTAAACGCAGGCACAGTGTTCTACCAACTGGGCGCGCCACGTACGGTGTCTCTGACCCTGCGTACCCAGTTCTAA
- a CDS encoding glycosyltransferase family 39 protein, with amino-acid sequence MTSDTAAPRLSLTHISLLAIAALTVVRVALLFTTYLDLYPDEAQYWLWSRELDFGYYSKPPMIAWVIHLATAIGGNGEGFVRLFAPLLHAGSATALLFAGKRLYNEKTGALAALIYSLMPGVILSSGVISTDACLLFFLSLSLLVYVEFLHGRGKRPLFMALLLGLTFGGAFLSKYACLYFLLGAVIHAAFDPRARSRWSWQALLIWVVTFACVIAPNIIWNATHGFQTVAHTADNANWQADSLFHPLSMLKFLSHQFGVFGPVPFGMLVIGLIAFALNRAPVSPDTELGGGSRNRDLMLICFAMPPLVFVTVQALLSRAHANWAASSYVPGSLLAATWLYGVITTLPYRRKGLMKTAIAVALWAGLAFQVAVMDVFMYGITSPEATQAMGMASGMKRARGWEAATQTVLTEAEAALARGQRLSAIAVDDRFLYNSMAYYGRDWLKAHPDIPLKNWVREINPHSHSETHMPLTAETGQHVLLANLTERFVVDMRQDFKRTTEPRLVQVPIDHKRLRDVRLFYGYDFARAPRDPATGHPIVDGKVHE; translated from the coding sequence ATGACCTCAGATACCGCCGCCCCCCGTCTGTCCCTGACGCACATCAGTCTGCTGGCCATCGCCGCCCTCACAGTCGTGCGCGTGGCCTTGCTGTTTACGACCTATCTCGATCTCTATCCGGATGAAGCCCAATACTGGCTGTGGTCGCGGGAGTTGGATTTCGGCTACTATTCAAAGCCCCCAATGATTGCCTGGGTCATTCATCTGGCGACCGCCATTGGCGGCAATGGCGAAGGGTTTGTCAGGTTATTTGCCCCGCTGTTGCACGCCGGATCGGCGACGGCCTTATTGTTTGCGGGTAAGCGGCTCTATAACGAAAAGACGGGGGCGCTGGCGGCGCTGATCTACAGCCTGATGCCGGGAGTGATACTGTCGTCAGGCGTGATTTCCACCGACGCCTGCCTGCTGTTTTTCCTGTCGCTCAGCCTGCTCGTTTATGTCGAGTTTTTGCATGGCCGTGGCAAGCGCCCGCTGTTTATGGCGCTCCTGCTGGGCCTGACATTTGGTGGCGCTTTCCTTAGCAAATATGCCTGTCTCTATTTTCTGCTGGGGGCGGTCATTCACGCCGCCTTTGATCCCCGCGCCCGGTCGCGTTGGTCATGGCAGGCCCTGTTGATCTGGGTCGTGACCTTTGCCTGTGTGATTGCGCCCAACATCATCTGGAACGCCACCCACGGCTTTCAGACGGTGGCGCACACCGCCGACAATGCCAACTGGCAGGCGGACTCGCTGTTCCACCCTCTGTCGATGCTCAAATTCCTGAGCCATCAGTTCGGCGTGTTCGGCCCGGTGCCGTTTGGTATGCTGGTCATCGGCCTGATCGCCTTTGCCCTCAACCGCGCTCCGGTGTCGCCGGATACTGAACTGGGGGGCGGGTCGCGTAACCGCGATCTGATGCTGATCTGTTTTGCCATGCCGCCGCTGGTATTTGTCACGGTTCAGGCCCTGCTGTCGCGCGCCCATGCCAACTGGGCGGCCTCAAGCTATGTGCCGGGCAGCCTGTTGGCCGCGACCTGGCTATACGGGGTGATCACCACCCTGCCCTACCGCCGCAAGGGCCTGATGAAAACGGCTATCGCTGTGGCTCTGTGGGCCGGGCTGGCCTTTCAGGTCGCGGTGATGGACGTGTTTATGTACGGCATCACCTCACCAGAAGCCACTCAGGCCATGGGCATGGCGTCCGGCATGAAGCGCGCCCGCGGCTGGGAAGCCGCAACGCAAACCGTATTGACCGAGGCCGAAGCTGCTCTCGCACGCGGTCAACGGTTGAGCGCCATCGCCGTCGACGACCGCTTCTTATATAACTCCATGGCCTATTACGGTCGCGACTGGCTTAAAGCCCATCCGGATATCCCGCTTAAAAACTGGGTGCGCGAAATCAACCCCCATTCCCACAGCGAAACCCACATGCCGCTGACGGCAGAGACAGGACAGCATGTGCTGCTGGCCAATCTGACCGAGCGCTTTGTCGTTGATATGCGTCAGGATTTTAAGCGCACGACCGAGCCACGTCTGGTTCAGGTGCCGATTGACCATAAACGTCTGCGCGATGTCCGGCTATTCTACGGTTATGATTTTGCCCGCGCCCCGCGTGATCCGGCGACCGGCCACCCAATTGTCGATGGCAAGGTGCACGAATAG
- a CDS encoding DUF2794 domain-containing protein produces MSIQDLGAAHPAPRGPVFFERKELELILRLYGQKVAAGDWRDYGIDTFADAVSFNVFRRTSEAPLYRIEKRPALSRKQGAFAVFNQAGLILKRGRELAPVLAVLDKTKLNVL; encoded by the coding sequence ATGAGTATTCAGGATTTGGGTGCCGCCCATCCCGCCCCGCGCGGCCCGGTGTTTTTTGAGCGCAAGGAACTTGAGCTGATCCTGCGCCTGTACGGGCAAAAGGTGGCGGCGGGCGACTGGCGCGATTACGGCATCGATACCTTTGCCGATGCCGTGTCGTTTAATGTCTTTCGCCGCACCAGCGAAGCGCCACTTTATCGCATCGAAAAACGCCCGGCCTTAAGTCGCAAACAGGGGGCGTTTGCTGTGTTTAATCAGGCGGGGCTAATCCTGAAACGCGGGCGCGAACTGGCGCCGGTGTTAGCGGTGCTGGATAAGACGAAATTGAACGTGCTCTGA
- the acnB gene encoding bifunctional aconitate hydratase 2/2-methylisocitrate dehydratase, with product MLEAYRAHVAERAALGIPPLALTAIQTAEVIELIKNPPAGEADFLLDLITYRVPPGVDDAAQVKASFLSAVAHGDFPVELISRERATELLGTMVGGYNVKPLIDLLTDAVVGKIAGEALKKTLLMFDFFHDVAELAKGGNANAKEVVQSWADAEWFTSRPKVPERITVTVFKVTGETNTDDLSPAPDAWSRPDIPLHYLAMLKNTRDGITPEEDGKRGPIKFIEDLKMKGHLVAYVGDVVGTGSSRKSATNSVIWATGEDIPYVPNKRFGGVTLGGKIAPIFFNTQEDSGALPIEVDVTDFHMGDVIDIYPYAGKIEKNDVKVADFSLKSHVILDEVQAGGRINLIIGRSLTAKAREFLGLPASTEFRLPVPPAGSDKGFTLAQKMVGKACGLGEGQGIRPGTYCEPKMTTVGSQDTTGPMTRDELKDLACLGFSADLVMQSFCHTAAYPKPVDVKTHRELPAFISNRGGVALRPGDGVIHSWLNRLLLPDTVGTGGDSHTRFPIGISFPAGSGLVAFGAATGVMPLDMPESVLVRFKGALQPGITLRDLVHAIPYYAIKQGLLTVAKAGKVNEFSGRILEIEGLPNLKVEQAFELSDASAERSAAGCTVKLNKEPIIEYMTSNIVLMKNMIADGYADARTLSRRIKAMEDWIADPVLMEPDADAEYAYIIDIDLNEIVEPILCAPNDPDDARLLSEVAGTHIDEVFIGSCMTNIGHFRAASLLLKDKKDIPTRLWVAPPTKMDAAELTKEGHYNTLGTAGARMEMPGCSLCMGNQAQVREGATVVSTSTRNFPNRLGKNANVFLASAELSAIASKLGRLPTLEEYHADMGVVNAAGTSVYRYMNFDQIEEYAEAAKAYV from the coding sequence ATGCTTGAAGCTTACCGCGCCCATGTAGCCGAACGCGCCGCTCTGGGTATTCCGCCCTTAGCCCTGACCGCCATTCAAACCGCCGAAGTCATCGAACTGATCAAAAACCCACCTGCCGGTGAAGCCGATTTCCTGCTCGACCTGATCACTTACCGCGTCCCTCCCGGTGTGGACGATGCGGCTCAGGTTAAGGCGTCGTTCCTATCGGCTGTGGCGCACGGTGATTTTCCGGTTGAGCTGATCTCGCGCGAGCGCGCGACCGAACTGCTCGGCACCATGGTCGGCGGATATAACGTCAAGCCGCTGATTGATCTTTTGACCGATGCGGTGGTGGGCAAGATCGCCGGTGAGGCGCTCAAGAAAACCCTGTTGATGTTCGACTTCTTCCACGATGTCGCCGAACTGGCCAAGGGCGGTAACGCCAATGCCAAAGAGGTTGTGCAGTCGTGGGCCGATGCCGAATGGTTCACCTCGCGCCCCAAGGTCCCCGAACGAATTACGGTCACCGTCTTCAAGGTCACTGGTGAGACCAACACTGACGACCTGTCGCCCGCCCCCGATGCCTGGTCGCGCCCGGATATCCCCCTGCATTATCTGGCCATGCTGAAAAACACCCGCGACGGCATCACCCCCGAAGAAGACGGCAAGCGCGGCCCGATCAAGTTTATCGAAGACCTGAAGATGAAGGGCCATCTGGTCGCCTATGTTGGCGATGTGGTCGGCACCGGCTCGTCGCGCAAATCGGCGACCAATTCGGTTATCTGGGCGACCGGCGAAGACATTCCTTACGTGCCGAATAAGCGCTTCGGCGGCGTGACCCTGGGCGGCAAGATCGCGCCGATCTTCTTTAACACCCAGGAAGATTCCGGCGCACTGCCGATCGAAGTCGATGTCACGGATTTCCACATGGGCGATGTCATCGACATCTATCCCTATGCCGGAAAGATCGAAAAGAACGACGTCAAGGTCGCCGATTTTTCGCTGAAATCTCATGTTATTCTGGATGAGGTTCAGGCTGGTGGCCGTATTAATTTGATCATAGGCCGCTCGCTGACCGCCAAGGCGCGTGAGTTTCTGGGCCTGCCCGCCTCGACCGAGTTCCGTCTGCCGGTGCCGCCCGCAGGCTCGGATAAAGGCTTTACCCTGGCGCAAAAAATGGTCGGTAAGGCCTGTGGTCTGGGTGAAGGCCAAGGCATCCGTCCCGGCACCTATTGCGAGCCGAAGATGACGACGGTCGGCTCTCAGGACACGACCGGCCCAATGACCCGCGATGAGTTGAAAGACCTCGCCTGCCTGGGTTTCTCGGCAGATCTCGTTATGCAGTCCTTCTGTCACACGGCGGCCTATCCGAAGCCGGTCGATGTCAAAACTCACCGCGAACTGCCCGCCTTTATCTCCAACCGTGGCGGGGTTGCCCTGCGTCCCGGCGATGGGGTTATCCACTCCTGGCTGAACCGTCTGCTGCTGCCCGATACGGTTGGCACTGGCGGTGACTCGCACACCCGCTTCCCGATCGGGATTTCTTTCCCGGCCGGTTCGGGCCTTGTGGCCTTTGGTGCGGCGACCGGTGTTATGCCGCTCGATATGCCGGAGTCCGTTCTGGTGCGTTTCAAAGGCGCGTTGCAACCGGGCATCACCCTGCGTGATCTGGTCCACGCCATCCCGTACTACGCCATCAAGCAGGGTCTGCTGACGGTCGCCAAGGCGGGTAAGGTCAATGAATTCTCCGGGCGGATTCTGGAAATCGAAGGACTGCCGAACCTGAAGGTTGAACAGGCGTTTGAGCTGTCCGATGCGTCGGCGGAGCGTTCTGCGGCGGGTTGCACCGTCAAGCTCAACAAAGAACCGATTATCGAATATATGACTTCGAACATCGTGCTGATGAAGAACATGATTGCGGACGGTTATGCCGATGCCCGCACGCTCAGCCGCCGCATCAAGGCGATGGAAGACTGGATCGCTGATCCGGTGCTGATGGAGCCTGATGCCGATGCCGAATATGCCTACATCATCGACATCGACCTGAATGAGATCGTTGAGCCGATCCTGTGCGCCCCGAACGACCCTGACGATGCGCGCCTGCTGTCCGAAGTGGCGGGCACACACATCGACGAAGTGTTCATCGGGTCGTGCATGACCAATATCGGCCACTTCCGGGCGGCATCGCTGCTGCTTAAGGATAAGAAAGACATCCCAACCCGTTTGTGGGTGGCACCCCCGACCAAGATGGACGCCGCTGAACTGACCAAGGAAGGCCATTACAATACGCTCGGTACTGCGGGTGCGCGTATGGAAATGCCGGGTTGTTCGCTGTGCATGGGAAATCAGGCCCAGGTGCGCGAAGGGGCAACGGTGGTGTCCACCTCGACCCGCAATTTCCCGAACCGTCTGGGCAAGAACGCCAACGTCTTTTTGGCCTCGGCGGAACTGTCGGCCATTGCCTCTAAGCTTGGCCGTCTACCGACCTTAGAGGAATATCATGCCGATATGGGTGTGGTGAATGCGGCGGGCACAAGCGTCTACCGCTATATGAACTTCGATCAGATCGAAGAATATGCTGAAGCGGCCAAGGCCTACGTTTAG